One window of the Thalassoroseus pseudoceratinae genome contains the following:
- a CDS encoding protein adenylyltransferase SelO, producing MIDFENTYADRLPGFFVSGSPAEASSPVLLQFNRGLADELGLNTTELDSERLAGIFSGNELPAGTQPLAQAYAGHQFGHFVPQLGDGRALLLGEVVDRHGKRRDIALKGSGPTAFARGGDGNAAIGPVLREYSMGEAMHALGVPTTRALAAVGTGEVVRREQPLPGAVLTRVAASHIRVGTFQFFAARRRFDQVRMLADYVIERHDPHLADDSERYLLLLRSVAERQATLIAKWMLVGFIHGVMNTDNMAISGETIDYGPCAFVESYRPSAVFSSIDTVGRYALGNQPAIARWNLARLAETLLPLIDEHDLDRAESKAMEVINDFPSIYEMRWLSGVRAKLGLEAMAGNDEKDRSLAQDWLELLEQHHVDFTLGWRRLVDVVEGRPESLKALFPSPDAVDSWLERWRQRLDLQQSSEIATTMRAANPIYIPRNHLVEEALVAASDHADLAPFERLLDVITHPFEERAGLERYAQPAPREFTDCYKTFCGT from the coding sequence ATAATTGATTTCGAGAATACCTACGCGGATCGGTTGCCCGGTTTCTTCGTTTCCGGCTCCCCAGCAGAGGCTTCCTCGCCGGTCTTGCTCCAATTCAATCGTGGTCTTGCAGACGAACTCGGGCTGAATACGACGGAACTCGATTCGGAACGATTGGCGGGTATTTTCTCAGGCAACGAACTGCCAGCCGGGACCCAGCCGTTGGCGCAGGCTTATGCGGGGCATCAGTTCGGTCACTTCGTTCCACAATTGGGGGATGGGCGAGCTTTGCTGTTGGGTGAGGTGGTTGATCGTCATGGGAAGAGACGGGACATCGCACTCAAAGGCTCTGGACCGACGGCGTTCGCTCGTGGCGGCGACGGCAATGCAGCCATAGGCCCGGTGCTCCGAGAGTATTCGATGGGGGAAGCGATGCACGCCTTGGGAGTTCCGACGACCCGCGCTCTGGCTGCGGTCGGAACTGGCGAAGTTGTCAGACGCGAACAGCCACTCCCCGGTGCGGTGCTGACACGCGTTGCGGCCAGTCACATCCGCGTGGGGACTTTTCAGTTCTTTGCCGCGCGTCGCAGGTTTGACCAAGTTCGTATGCTCGCCGATTACGTTATCGAACGTCACGATCCGCATCTTGCCGACGACAGCGAACGTTACCTGTTGTTGCTTCGATCAGTGGCCGAGCGACAGGCCACTTTGATTGCCAAGTGGATGCTTGTCGGGTTCATCCATGGTGTGATGAATACGGACAATATGGCGATCTCCGGGGAAACAATCGATTATGGGCCGTGTGCGTTCGTGGAATCGTATCGTCCGAGTGCCGTCTTTAGTTCGATTGATACCGTTGGACGGTACGCCTTAGGAAATCAACCGGCGATTGCCCGTTGGAACCTAGCTCGCTTGGCTGAAACTTTATTGCCCCTCATTGACGAGCACGATCTGGATCGAGCCGAGTCGAAAGCTATGGAGGTCATCAATGACTTTCCGTCGATCTATGAGATGCGGTGGTTATCTGGGGTTCGGGCCAAACTTGGTCTGGAAGCGATGGCGGGTAACGATGAGAAAGATCGCTCGCTCGCTCAGGATTGGCTCGAACTCCTGGAACAACATCATGTTGATTTCACGCTCGGCTGGCGGCGATTGGTTGATGTTGTTGAGGGGCGTCCCGAGTCACTGAAAGCCCTGTTCCCGTCTCCGGATGCGGTGGATTCGTGGCTTGAGCGTTGGCGGCAGCGTCTCGATCTGCAGCAATCATCGGAAATCGCAACCACCATGCGTGCGGCGAACCCAATCTATATCCCTCGCAACCATCTTGTGGAGGAAGCACTCGTGGCCGCTTCGGATCACGCCGATCTGGCTCCATTCGAACGGCTACTGGATGTCATCACGCATCCATTTGAGGAGCGAGCAGGACTTGAACGCTATGCCCAACCGGCTCCACGCGAGTTTACTGATTGCTACAAGACCTTCTGCGGCACCTAA
- a CDS encoding protein kinase domain-containing protein produces the protein MSVCLTVTVIERFLAGDVSEEEEDRIASHLAECESCCRMMDAAAGHETLERELRNSRDHKASKTSNSGLLPILIEQLKQIGPLDEPSRLPIKRHHERQREVAPNFSSQISAPIDLLSKHGLAVPRSLQEYTRDAVDAKQNSVNDLSAGQLGRFHLIKQLGTGGFGVVWLAKDELLDRVVALKIPRLPSVLDPDQKRRFISESRATASLHHPNIIPVFEAGEYAGFPYIASAYCSGPTLREWMAEQPKTVEPTLAASIVRRLAEAVDHAHESGILHRDIKPANVLLDLSHASGDLAWTPMLTDFGLARVVNADLSLTASSQLAGTPNYMAPEQAIGASESVGPAADVYSLGVILYELLVGRRPIEGNTVAEIICRLTTVTPTPLRRLQPSIPRDLEAVCLHCLEKSPEMRYQSASELADDLHRFLEDRPTQVRPLSVTTKFARWARRNPIFGISFAIAFLALVTILVGLSVHAAQLSKLNHRLTESSSATELARKMAVANGERAQLLLYASDMRLAAQALEEEEPGEARRILERHLPHISLADIRGPEWFMLHQKTKMGGELIDDVGRALYHIVLSPDESQLVTAGEDGIIRFYQTLTSRPLFEIDSQQGEVNGLAFFADGQRLVSSGDDGTIRIWDIPSRNLDRLIRAHDGLAFGVAVTPDGRLVVSCGTDGFVRIWDAATGIKQKEFGGYKRGVEDLAISPDGHWLAAGCQDGFTRIYNLGTGTVWFEHQGEAKISSVTFSRDSRNVAIAYLEGPIGFRVWNLSSRLWAIEQNSQSGFCELGFNPQGTRILLLDSFGTARIRKFISTANEPAPDRVEYVWYIGNSKARGTFTENGRYVFTANRHGQIHRWKIDRFERELHYRPLLSSVSNPDLNDFASTADGTLVLAGSDSLESHVLMEDINSTLPIETHSTESRTWESVDVTQHGRHIAAAGRDSEGLSEIRVWDRLASAETVLVRSQQPCRFSEIRLSPDGRHLAVVQVCRDDAEPSKKKTQLLVFEVDNGELIYSAIAKPKTQMVFSSDGASMIFGVGRRLHFLDLASFAVETHEVSQGPSVRKVAISKTGKWLATTNNEREIQLWNLKNGFKLHATCHGHRGAIQELVFSPDEKTLFSVSLDGTLRGWHVGLGHQLGVLLRRSKGILGVECLPNGSLILRDENNFLVFTEPTPN, from the coding sequence ATGAGCGTTTGCCTGACAGTCACAGTGATCGAGCGTTTTCTGGCCGGTGATGTTTCGGAAGAGGAAGAGGATCGGATTGCTAGTCATCTTGCCGAGTGTGAGTCGTGTTGCCGCATGATGGATGCGGCGGCTGGCCACGAAACGCTGGAACGAGAACTTCGGAACTCCCGCGATCACAAGGCTAGCAAGACCTCAAATTCCGGCCTGCTGCCGATCTTGATAGAACAGCTGAAACAGATCGGTCCTCTCGATGAGCCTTCGCGACTGCCAATCAAGCGACATCACGAGCGTCAAAGAGAAGTCGCACCCAATTTCAGTTCGCAGATTTCCGCTCCGATTGATCTCTTATCCAAGCATGGTTTAGCAGTCCCCCGGTCTCTTCAAGAGTATACCCGAGACGCAGTGGACGCAAAGCAGAACTCAGTCAATGACCTGTCGGCGGGCCAGTTAGGACGGTTCCACTTAATTAAGCAATTGGGCACTGGTGGTTTTGGGGTAGTCTGGCTGGCGAAGGATGAGCTTCTTGATCGCGTCGTCGCGCTCAAAATTCCCCGTTTGCCATCCGTGCTTGATCCGGATCAAAAACGGAGATTCATTAGCGAATCGCGGGCAACCGCCTCTCTGCATCATCCCAATATCATTCCTGTGTTCGAAGCTGGCGAGTACGCGGGCTTTCCGTACATCGCATCCGCCTACTGTTCCGGACCAACACTCAGGGAGTGGATGGCGGAGCAGCCGAAGACCGTTGAACCAACTTTGGCAGCTAGTATTGTGCGGCGGTTGGCCGAAGCTGTGGACCACGCTCACGAATCCGGTATTCTTCATCGCGATATCAAGCCGGCCAATGTGCTACTCGACTTGTCACACGCCTCGGGCGATTTGGCTTGGACTCCCATGCTGACGGATTTCGGCCTTGCCCGTGTCGTCAATGCCGACCTCTCGCTAACCGCAAGCAGCCAGTTGGCCGGAACACCAAATTATATGGCGCCCGAGCAGGCAATCGGGGCATCGGAATCTGTTGGGCCTGCGGCGGATGTTTACTCACTCGGCGTGATTCTCTACGAACTTCTGGTCGGACGCCGACCGATTGAAGGCAACACGGTCGCGGAAATCATTTGTCGTCTCACAACAGTCACTCCCACTCCTCTCCGCCGTCTCCAACCATCGATACCACGCGACCTCGAAGCGGTTTGTTTGCATTGTCTCGAGAAATCGCCCGAGATGCGGTACCAATCGGCAAGTGAATTGGCTGATGACCTACACCGCTTTCTGGAGGACCGACCGACACAGGTTCGCCCCCTCTCGGTGACGACGAAATTCGCACGCTGGGCGCGAAGGAATCCCATTTTCGGGATCAGCTTCGCGATCGCGTTTTTGGCCCTCGTCACCATTCTTGTGGGGCTGAGTGTCCATGCGGCACAACTTTCGAAACTCAATCACCGATTAACCGAAAGCTCCAGTGCGACCGAACTCGCAAGAAAAATGGCCGTCGCGAATGGCGAACGAGCTCAGCTGTTGCTTTACGCTTCGGATATGAGACTTGCTGCACAGGCTCTCGAAGAGGAAGAACCCGGCGAAGCCCGGCGAATCTTGGAACGTCATCTGCCTCACATCAGTCTGGCTGACATCCGCGGGCCAGAATGGTTCATGCTGCATCAGAAAACCAAAATGGGTGGAGAGCTCATCGACGATGTCGGACGGGCCCTCTACCACATCGTGCTTTCGCCGGATGAATCACAGTTAGTCACAGCAGGTGAAGATGGCATCATTCGGTTCTATCAAACACTCACGAGTCGGCCCCTGTTCGAGATTGATTCACAACAGGGCGAGGTCAACGGACTCGCCTTCTTCGCCGACGGACAACGCCTAGTGTCTTCGGGCGACGACGGAACGATTCGGATTTGGGACATCCCTAGTCGAAATCTGGATCGTTTGATTCGTGCCCATGATGGCTTGGCCTTTGGAGTTGCCGTCACGCCCGATGGCCGTCTCGTTGTCTCATGCGGAACTGATGGATTTGTTCGGATATGGGATGCGGCGACCGGCATTAAACAGAAGGAATTCGGCGGCTACAAAAGAGGTGTCGAAGACCTTGCCATTTCACCAGACGGTCATTGGCTAGCCGCAGGGTGTCAAGACGGTTTCACCCGAATATACAATCTCGGCACGGGGACCGTTTGGTTTGAACATCAAGGCGAAGCGAAGATTTCATCTGTGACATTCTCACGCGATTCCCGAAACGTGGCGATCGCGTACTTGGAAGGCCCCATTGGTTTTCGAGTCTGGAACCTGTCCTCGCGACTTTGGGCGATTGAGCAAAACAGCCAATCTGGATTCTGTGAACTGGGTTTCAATCCTCAAGGAACACGAATTCTATTGTTAGATAGTTTTGGGACCGCGCGGATCCGGAAATTCATATCGACCGCGAATGAGCCGGCCCCCGATCGTGTGGAATACGTTTGGTATATTGGGAACTCAAAGGCCCGTGGAACGTTCACTGAGAACGGGCGGTACGTTTTCACCGCCAATCGTCACGGGCAGATTCATCGATGGAAGATCGACCGATTCGAACGCGAGCTTCACTATCGACCACTTCTCTCCAGCGTCTCGAATCCTGACCTCAACGACTTTGCATCCACAGCGGATGGAACGCTGGTCTTAGCCGGTTCGGATTCTCTGGAGAGTCATGTCTTGATGGAGGACATCAATTCCACGCTCCCCATTGAAACACACAGTACCGAGTCAAGAACGTGGGAATCTGTCGACGTGACGCAGCACGGCCGCCACATCGCAGCAGCAGGTCGCGACAGCGAAGGGTTGAGTGAGATCCGAGTCTGGGACCGTCTTGCTTCGGCGGAGACTGTCTTAGTCCGATCTCAACAACCATGTCGGTTCAGTGAGATTCGGCTCTCCCCCGATGGACGTCACCTCGCGGTCGTTCAAGTCTGTCGTGATGACGCAGAACCCTCGAAAAAGAAGACACAGTTACTTGTCTTCGAGGTCGACAATGGTGAATTGATCTATTCCGCTATCGCGAAGCCCAAAACTCAAATGGTTTTTTCTTCGGACGGGGCATCGATGATTTTCGGGGTCGGGCGTCGGCTTCACTTCCTTGATCTGGCATCCTTTGCCGTCGAGACACACGAAGTATCGCAGGGACCATCTGTTAGAAAAGTGGCTATCAGCAAGACGGGCAAGTGGCTTGCCACGACCAACAATGAACGGGAAATCCAGTTATGGAATTTGAAAAACGGTTTCAAGTTGCACGCCACCTGTCATGGGCACCGAGGAGCGATCCAAGAACTTGTGTTCTCGCCCGATGAGAAAACGTTGTTCTCCGTTTCCCTTGACGGGACCTTGCGTGGTTGGCACGTTGGTCTTGGGCATCAGTTAGGAGTATTACTTCGGAGAAGCAAGGGGATCCTTGGCGTGGAATGCTTGCCGAATGGTAGCCTCATACTCCGAGACGAAAACAATTTCCTCGTGTTTACCGAACCCACGCCGAACTAA
- a CDS encoding DUF1501 domain-containing protein, with amino-acid sequence MSQSTNFDSLSLNHLDRRGFLSQCGLGVTGLALSSLLAREGLANSDSPQSLGEPHFPPKVKRVIWLFMIGGTSHMESFDPKPELNKHAGKTFDESPHGKAITESPFYRKNVRDFAGVPRDLMPKIYPMQVGYRKRGESGIEVSDWWEHLGDCVDDLAIVRSMWTTDNDHAAQLQFHTGRHIFDGLRPSIGAWVHHALGSLNDNLPQFIALGPPPGDCCGGVGSHGADYLGPEHAGVKLQIDPKNPLPFGTPGSDIYLEERRQQLDLLRKLNRQTALEHPEDSSLRARVKSYELAARMQLAVPEVMKLQQETQSTERLYGIDQPTTKSFGQMCLTARRLVERGVRFVQLYHDGWDAHSKLKSNHSTRIKQVDRPIAGLLQDLKQRGLLDETLVVWGTEFGRTPGAERSDGRDHHPYGFSVWLAGGGIKRGVVHGKTDELGFHATENRHYVTDLHATVLHQLGLDSRRLEVPGHKRLEIDYGKPIDEIMS; translated from the coding sequence ATGAGCCAATCGACGAATTTCGATTCCCTGTCATTGAACCACCTCGACCGCCGCGGGTTTCTCTCGCAATGTGGACTGGGGGTGACAGGATTGGCCCTATCATCTCTGCTCGCTCGTGAGGGACTAGCAAACTCGGATTCCCCCCAATCGTTAGGGGAACCGCATTTTCCGCCCAAGGTCAAACGCGTGATCTGGCTGTTCATGATTGGCGGAACCAGCCACATGGAAAGTTTTGATCCCAAGCCCGAACTCAACAAGCACGCCGGAAAGACCTTCGACGAGTCGCCCCATGGCAAGGCCATCACGGAAAGCCCGTTTTACCGTAAGAACGTGCGGGACTTCGCGGGGGTTCCGAGAGACTTGATGCCCAAAATATATCCGATGCAGGTCGGTTATCGAAAACGCGGCGAGAGCGGAATCGAAGTCAGCGATTGGTGGGAGCATCTGGGAGACTGCGTCGATGATCTTGCGATCGTTCGCTCGATGTGGACGACGGACAACGATCACGCGGCTCAGCTTCAGTTTCATACGGGCCGACATATTTTCGACGGACTTCGCCCTTCGATCGGCGCTTGGGTCCACCATGCTCTGGGAAGCCTCAACGATAACCTACCGCAATTCATCGCCCTCGGCCCGCCTCCCGGCGATTGTTGCGGAGGTGTCGGTTCTCACGGGGCCGATTACCTCGGACCGGAACACGCCGGAGTCAAGCTGCAAATCGACCCGAAAAATCCACTCCCATTTGGCACGCCCGGTTCAGACATTTATCTTGAAGAGCGTCGCCAACAACTCGATTTGCTCCGCAAATTAAACCGGCAGACCGCCCTTGAGCACCCGGAAGACTCGTCCCTTCGCGCTCGAGTCAAGTCCTACGAATTGGCCGCACGGATGCAATTGGCCGTGCCGGAAGTGATGAAACTTCAACAGGAAACTCAATCGACCGAGCGGCTCTACGGCATAGATCAACCGACCACCAAATCGTTCGGGCAAATGTGCCTGACTGCCAGACGATTGGTCGAACGGGGCGTACGGTTCGTGCAACTCTATCATGATGGCTGGGACGCCCACAGCAAATTGAAGTCGAACCATTCCACACGAATCAAGCAAGTCGATCGCCCCATCGCGGGCCTATTGCAGGATTTGAAGCAGCGGGGCCTTTTGGATGAGACGCTTGTGGTGTGGGGGACCGAATTCGGTCGCACACCAGGCGCGGAACGCTCTGACGGCCGAGATCATCATCCTTATGGTTTCTCGGTCTGGCTCGCGGGAGGTGGCATCAAGCGGGGAGTCGTCCATGGCAAAACCGACGAGTTGGGTTTTCATGCCACTGAGAATCGCCATTATGTTACGGACTTGCACGCAACCGTGCTTCACCAATTGGGCCTGGATTCCCGTCGGCTCGAAGTCCCCGGTCACAAACGTCTGGAGATCGACTACGGCAAACCGATTGACGAAATCATGAGCTAA
- a CDS encoding aldo/keto reductase, producing the protein MKTRTLGNSGLEVSALGLGCMGLNFGYGPPVDDETGINLIRAAVDLGVTFFDTAEVYGAYINEELVGKALAPVRDQVVIATKFGFEIDENGTQSGLNSQPQHIREVTDASLRRLQTDHIDLLYQHRVDPNVPIEDVAGAVQELIEAGKVRYFGLSEAGVEVIRRAHAVQPVTALQSEYSLWWREPEEQILPTLKELGIGFVPFSPLGKGYLTGKMDETTHFDSTDFRNKVPRLSAENRKANLVFVELLKKIADRKQATTAQVALAWLLAQNPWIVPIPGTTKLHRLQENIAAADVELSADELREIEDALAELTAHGDRYPEAAQKMINR; encoded by the coding sequence ATGAAAACGCGAACACTGGGAAATAGCGGTTTGGAAGTTTCGGCTTTGGGGCTTGGCTGTATGGGGCTGAACTTTGGATACGGTCCACCTGTGGATGATGAAACCGGCATTAATCTCATCCGAGCGGCTGTTGATCTTGGGGTCACATTTTTCGATACGGCCGAAGTCTATGGGGCTTACATAAACGAAGAGTTGGTCGGCAAAGCCCTGGCTCCGGTTCGGGATCAAGTCGTGATCGCCACGAAGTTCGGATTTGAGATTGACGAGAACGGGACGCAGTCGGGACTCAACAGTCAGCCACAACACATCCGAGAGGTAACGGACGCCTCACTGCGACGACTACAGACGGACCACATTGATCTGTTGTACCAACATCGCGTCGATCCCAATGTTCCGATCGAGGATGTCGCAGGAGCCGTCCAAGAACTGATTGAAGCGGGAAAGGTGCGTTACTTCGGTCTTTCTGAAGCCGGTGTCGAAGTCATTCGGCGAGCCCATGCGGTTCAACCGGTCACCGCCCTACAGAGTGAATATTCGCTGTGGTGGCGTGAGCCGGAAGAACAAATCCTGCCTACCCTCAAGGAACTCGGCATTGGATTCGTGCCGTTCAGTCCACTGGGAAAAGGGTACTTGACCGGAAAAATGGACGAGACCACTCACTTCGACAGCACAGACTTCCGAAACAAAGTCCCACGACTCTCCGCCGAGAATCGCAAAGCAAATTTAGTCTTTGTCGAGTTGCTGAAGAAAATTGCAGATCGAAAACAAGCGACAACCGCTCAGGTGGCGTTGGCTTGGTTGTTGGCTCAGAATCCCTGGATCGTGCCAATTCCGGGAACCACAAAGCTGCATCGGTTGCAGGAGAATATCGCGGCGGCGGACGTCGAACTTTCCGCAGACGAACTCCGCGAAATTGAAGATGCGTTAGCCGAATTGACCGCCCACGGGGACCGCTATCCGGAAGCCGCCCAGAAAATGATCAATCGCTAA
- a CDS encoding DUF1553 domain-containing protein codes for MNCCVRFTLVVIFLQLGNPLFAEAKVDYLQEIKPLFKEHCFSCHGVLKQSGELRLDTAAAMVRGGASGSAIVPGKADESFLVDVLTGDAGFQMPPEGDGHPLSAEERDLIIRWINEGAIAPENEQPQADPATYWSYQPLKKVAIPKESRGEGSHNPIDVFVDAKRKEQGLTPQSLAPPEVLLRRVYLDLVGYPPTREQLARFTADPSDKAYEAVVDELLASPQYGERWGRHWMDVWRYSDWYGRRPSNEIRYGQRHIWRWRDWIINSLNADKGYDQMLVEMLAGDEIAPTDVDVLAATGFLGRNWYKFDKNAWLFETVEQTGRGFLAATLQCCRCHDHKYDPFTQKEYYEYRAFFEPHGFRTDPIGTNRKTEIDDGKDEVLADGLSRAFDESPDKPTYLFLRGDDRNPDKSQPLVPQVPMSLGREGLLIQPIKLPAESYLPQLSQQAQELAYEDGSKAIDQAQKKRDETGKELNSLNNQLAQLEKSDVESQMTPFLQEDFSTLDLNRWKVVSGQWAVRDGKLLQSQVTSFATLVSAQDHPRNFVAKVRYRKLKPGTYRSVGWSFDYQNSGRDSQDVYTARSDSQPAGSVQAFHRQNGKQIYPPEAIKPAEIQVNDWIDLEFEVRETQLTIKLNGELKLEYRLPLERNPGKFAIWVHQGSVEIDSLEVSPVIPSADDLKSAIAAAEHQLRIADLSIDLAEAKATFQQSQIVAERFRLGVDQGDASAAARKAHREELQILLIAAQIEAANAQRQQSLAGTEANQQKTQNANTKLEQAQTNFENADGAYTQFQPKFPQESTGRRLALARWLTRPDHPRTARVAVNHIWLRHFGEALVPSVDNFGLSGKTPSHPLLLDWLANQLVEGGWKMKPLHKLIVLSQTYRLSSAKGRNSLNHERDPQNKFLWRANARRMEAEVVRDSLLAISGELDVTMGGPDIDENQGQTMKRRSLYFRTTPDNQMQMLSLFDQANPDECYRRRESVIPQQALALMNGPLAIDLSRILAGKIRDAINEEENPQFESRFIELAFETILSRAPKPEEVTVCLAFLDESSTLLRDRKKLTAFPKAAVQVTIPASSDPKQRARESLIHTLFNHNEFLTIR; via the coding sequence ATGAATTGCTGCGTTCGATTCACGTTGGTGGTCATTTTCCTTCAACTGGGCAATCCGCTCTTCGCCGAGGCGAAGGTTGATTACCTGCAGGAGATCAAACCGCTTTTCAAAGAGCACTGCTTCTCCTGCCATGGCGTCCTCAAGCAGAGCGGGGAACTTCGTTTAGATACCGCTGCGGCGATGGTTCGTGGCGGCGCGAGTGGCTCAGCCATTGTCCCCGGCAAAGCTGACGAGAGTTTCCTCGTGGATGTTTTGACCGGCGACGCCGGTTTTCAGATGCCTCCCGAGGGAGATGGTCACCCCCTGTCTGCGGAGGAACGGGACCTGATCATTCGCTGGATCAATGAGGGTGCAATCGCTCCTGAGAACGAACAGCCACAAGCGGACCCGGCGACGTATTGGTCGTATCAACCATTGAAGAAAGTGGCGATCCCGAAAGAGTCTCGCGGTGAGGGGTCGCATAATCCGATTGACGTCTTCGTCGATGCGAAACGCAAAGAACAAGGACTCACTCCTCAATCGCTGGCTCCGCCCGAGGTACTGCTCCGCCGAGTTTATTTGGATCTCGTGGGGTATCCGCCAACGCGAGAACAACTCGCTCGCTTCACTGCTGACCCTAGCGACAAGGCTTATGAAGCGGTTGTGGATGAGCTATTGGCTAGTCCTCAATATGGCGAACGCTGGGGACGCCATTGGATGGATGTCTGGCGATACAGCGATTGGTATGGGCGACGCCCCAGCAATGAGATCCGCTACGGTCAACGGCACATCTGGCGATGGCGGGATTGGATCATCAATTCCCTGAATGCCGACAAGGGTTACGACCAAATGCTGGTCGAAATGCTGGCCGGTGACGAAATCGCTCCGACGGATGTCGATGTGTTGGCTGCCACCGGGTTTTTGGGACGCAACTGGTACAAGTTCGACAAGAACGCTTGGCTGTTCGAAACGGTTGAGCAGACCGGGCGTGGATTTCTAGCCGCGACTCTACAGTGTTGCCGTTGCCACGATCACAAATATGACCCCTTCACCCAGAAAGAGTACTACGAGTATCGTGCGTTTTTCGAACCTCATGGGTTCCGCACCGATCCGATCGGGACCAATCGCAAGACCGAAATCGACGATGGAAAAGACGAGGTGCTCGCAGACGGTCTTTCACGGGCGTTCGACGAATCACCCGACAAACCCACTTATCTGTTCTTGCGAGGAGACGACCGAAACCCTGATAAGTCACAACCGCTCGTCCCGCAGGTGCCGATGTCTTTGGGCAGAGAAGGGCTTCTCATTCAGCCGATCAAGTTGCCCGCGGAAAGCTATCTCCCGCAGTTAAGCCAACAGGCACAGGAATTAGCGTACGAAGACGGTTCGAAAGCCATCGATCAGGCTCAGAAGAAACGCGACGAAACCGGCAAAGAACTCAATAGCCTCAACAACCAGCTGGCTCAGCTGGAAAAGAGCGATGTCGAATCCCAAATGACGCCCTTTCTTCAGGAAGATTTCTCAACACTTGATCTCAACAGATGGAAGGTCGTCAGTGGGCAATGGGCTGTACGTGATGGGAAACTCTTGCAATCTCAGGTGACCAGTTTTGCCACGCTCGTTTCCGCTCAGGATCATCCCCGCAATTTCGTCGCCAAAGTTCGTTATCGAAAATTGAAACCTGGAACCTACCGGTCCGTGGGTTGGAGTTTTGACTATCAGAATTCCGGCCGCGATTCGCAGGATGTTTACACGGCTCGTTCCGACAGCCAACCCGCCGGTAGTGTGCAGGCTTTTCATCGTCAGAACGGAAAACAAATTTATCCGCCCGAGGCCATCAAACCCGCTGAGATCCAAGTGAATGACTGGATCGACCTGGAATTTGAAGTTCGTGAGACGCAACTCACGATCAAGCTGAACGGCGAACTCAAACTGGAATATCGCCTGCCGTTGGAACGCAACCCTGGAAAGTTTGCGATCTGGGTTCACCAGGGTTCTGTGGAAATTGACAGCTTGGAGGTTTCGCCGGTCATTCCCTCGGCCGACGATTTGAAGTCAGCCATCGCGGCGGCAGAGCACCAATTGCGAATCGCAGACTTGTCGATTGATCTCGCCGAGGCCAAAGCCACTTTCCAGCAAAGTCAGATCGTTGCTGAACGGTTCCGACTCGGAGTCGACCAGGGGGATGCGTCCGCAGCGGCTCGGAAAGCTCATCGCGAGGAATTGCAGATATTGCTCATCGCTGCCCAGATCGAAGCCGCGAACGCACAACGTCAACAGTCGCTGGCCGGCACTGAAGCGAATCAACAGAAAACCCAAAATGCGAACACGAAACTCGAACAAGCCCAAACGAATTTTGAAAACGCCGATGGGGCTTACACTCAATTCCAGCCGAAATTTCCGCAAGAAAGTACGGGACGCCGGTTAGCTTTGGCTCGATGGTTAACCCGTCCCGATCATCCGCGGACGGCTCGCGTGGCGGTCAATCACATTTGGCTGCGGCATTTCGGCGAAGCCTTGGTTCCGAGCGTGGACAATTTCGGACTCTCGGGGAAAACGCCGTCTCATCCTCTCCTGCTGGACTGGTTGGCTAACCAACTCGTCGAGGGCGGCTGGAAAATGAAACCGCTGCACAAGTTGATTGTGCTGTCGCAGACTTATCGGCTTTCATCAGCCAAAGGCCGGAATAGCCTGAACCACGAGCGTGATCCCCAAAACAAATTTCTCTGGCGAGCGAATGCTCGTCGCATGGAAGCCGAAGTCGTTCGTGACAGTCTACTCGCGATCTCGGGCGAACTTGACGTCACGATGGGTGGCCCAGACATCGACGAAAACCAGGGACAGACGATGAAAAGGCGGAGCCTCTACTTCCGCACGACGCCCGACAACCAAATGCAAATGCTCTCACTATTCGATCAAGCCAATCCGGATGAATGTTACCGCCGACGAGAGAGCGTGATTCCCCAACAAGCCCTCGCGTTGATGAACGGGCCGCTTGCGATTGATCTCTCGCGAATTCTGGCGGGCAAAATTCGGGATGCTATCAACGAAGAGGAAAACCCACAGTTCGAGAGTCGATTCATCGAGTTGGCGTTCGAGACAATTCTTTCCAGAGCCCCCAAGCCAGAGGAAGTCACTGTCTGTTTGGCGTTTCTTGATGAGTCCTCGACACTGTTGCGAGATCGGAAAAAATTGACCGCGTTTCCAAAGGCAGCCGTCCAGGTAACTATCCCCGCGTCAAGCGATCCGAAGCAACGGGCCCGGGAAAGCCTCATTCATACGCTGTTCAATCACAACGAGTTTCTCACGATTCGTTAA